CGGCAGAGGATCCCGCTCCAGACCACCGACAACAACAGTAGCAGGTGGGGTTGGTGGCGTTCCGCAGGCATGGCGAGAGCGAACCGTCACCCAGAGACATAACGGCGTAAACGGGACCGGTACTcgggagggggggacgggggacacaggtaggtaggtaggtaggctaGGTGGGATACGGCTCGCTTGAGGGGGGTCTTTTGTTGTGATGGCCTGCAGTCTTCACGTGACCTTCCTGGAGGGGCGAGGCGAGGCGAGGCGCTGCTGGTGCTGAGGCTGGGCGCGTGGGGCGGGAGATGTGTGACGTCATAGAACGCGCGATATGGGTGATTAAAAGACACGGAGACGCGTCGATGCTTAACCCGGGAATCCTTGTGAGAGGGTGTGCTTGTTTTGAGAATTTGCatttcacaaaataaaatactatAATAAAAAACAGACGAGATCTTCATTAAGCAACTTTACTTTAATTACAGTAAAGTAAAGTGACTTGGTTTCATTTGCTTCAGGAGACGAATAATCATTACGACCTCCCTTTCCCGTTTTAATCGCAGGCTTACCTTTCATATCTCTTTCATAAGTATGCAAAGCGTGCAAATATATAGACTTTAGGCCCACTGTAAAATATTTATGTATAGGCTACATAATATACATAGAAATATTTTCTTTCATTAAATGGATGTAAtcaatacaattaaaaacaatGTATTACTAGTGTGAAACATATCAGGTCCATTATAGTTAATTTTACATTTAACACTTGAATTGTTCAATTAGTGCCGCCGTGTGGTGTGAAGGTGGAACTGCGACACCTGATCCGTCTCATAACTCCCATGGATTATGAATAATCACCGGATGAGACGTCGTAAGCAGTAAAACAGATTAATGAACAGACTGAACAGATGGTTTTAACCAGAATGCAACTTATAAAGTGCTTGATAGCAATGAATGAAGGGGGAGAACGTGTTCTTGCATTTATGTTGCCACAAACACGTGTAGGAACTTCTGGACAATAACAGTAGAGTACTTCAATGCTTTATTAAAACTTTGCCCTCAATCATTGACGTAGTAACAAAATTATCAAGGTAGTGTGAAAGGTGGATTATAAAACAAAGTGCATCGTTAGGACAGGGGGTAAATTAGTGCAATCAACATACTTAGTGgtggaaaaagaaagaaatcatAGAGTAACAATCAGTGCAGTGGTCATAGCAGGAATACAACTATAAAGTGCGCAAAAATAGATAAATCTGTGTGTACATTATTAAATTGGAAACTTTTAGGACGGTTGAATCACTTTACAAACACATTCAGGCAGTTTAAATAATATTGCATttaaatactcacacacacacacacacacacacacacacacacacacacaaacacacacttttgcaTGAAAAGCAAGGACATTATCGTTGTAGCAGCATAGCAGCCTTTAGCAGTGGTATTTCCGACCACCGCtaacacacctcacacactcacacacacctgaatcATATTCAATATCCTAATAAAAACGTGAGGCGCGTCGGTTAAAACTATCATTAGCATAGTCAGTTAGCCGCGTTATTGCACTTGGTCGTCCTCATTGGAGGCATTATCAAACTCTTAAAACTACCGTCGACCGTTGGCCACTCTGAACTTCACCGAGTCTGTGAAGGAAAGTCCTAAAGCTCACAGAAGTAGCAGGCAGTTTTCCCGCTGCAATACTTTTAAAGATAAAACACTTTTATCGCCGTTTTTAAACTCCCACCCCGATATTGTGCGGATCTCGGCCGTCCTTTTTCAAATCCCGGAAATTCCTTTCTACACGCAGGGTACCTGATAGTGCTGATTGGCCAGAAGGGaaggaagtggggggggggggggggtaagcttCCTGTTGGGTCAGTAGCAGCCGTCGTTCCAGCTGGCGTGCCGCAGGGGGGTCAGCTGGGTCATAGTCTTGGGGGGCGTCAACAAACTGACGAGAGAGGAAAGAATCAGTACAGAATCTACGCACGTTTTATTTTACGTTTTATTGTTATATTAAGGTTAGTTATTAGTCATGATGACTGCATTTTTCTGGTGATCATTAGCATTCAATTATCAGTCTTTTTATTATAAACTGACACAGAAACCGTAGACTCCACCCCCCTCGTTAGATGGGCTGATTCACACAAGGTCTCCACCCTCCATCTGAAATGCTTTGCTCCAACCAAACTCTGTGAGTAAGAACACAACCCCTCAAATTTAGTCCATCCTTCACAGACCACGAGACCCCATACAGGTTTGGTGGTGTTCAGACTCCAGCTATAGACTCTGCATCGTCAAcccgtccctcccctcctacttGTTGTATgtggtacgtcctggcacttaatgtacacacttattgtatttcGTCGTATTTAGTTACAGTACTtagttatgtagcatcttatcctagctatcattGTTgcgtacggggaatgggttaacctagcaattgtaaatgcttggcacttggttctatgaacatccttactgtaccgacagcgataagCTGTTTCTATTTCAAATGTACTTATTCTAagttcgctttggataaaaaacgTCTGCctaatgccctgaatgtaaaaggTAAATGTTGGGGTCAGCTCACCTGCGTGGCAACTGGGAGATCCGGGGGGCGGAGCTTGAGGCCGGGCGTGGCAGGCCGCTGCTACGCGGCgtggggggctgggtgggggtctTGTTGCCGAGCGACGGGATGCCTGTCGGCACAGAAACCGAGCCCTTGATGATGGGGCTGACGTAGGCGGTGGCCTTTGTCGGTTGCGTCGGCGACGGCGTGGAGAAGCTTCCCACGCTGTGGACGCGGCTCTGCAGCTGGACTGCAGGCCGAGAGGTTAGCGTGTTAGCCGTCTATCGCGCTAACAAGCGTGTTAGTTAGCCCGCATGTTAGGGCGTTGGTGAGTTAGTCAGTAAGCTGGCTAGTTCATTATCTAGCATTTTAGTTTGATGGGTACCCTTTTGGCGAGTTAGTAATCTtgttatgttgtttatttaGCTCTCCATCTAGCTAGCTTGTGAGCTAGATATCTTGTTAGCTATTTCTTTGCCTTCATATTAGCTCGTTAGAGATTTTGATAGCTAGCTATTTAGAATCAGAATCATCTTCATCAAGTAGGGTCACACAAAAGGAATAAATCTGGAATAATTATacaaatgatatatatatatataataagttACATTTAGCCATTAGCTAATTAGCTTGTTAGCTAGTTCGAAGGGTTGAAGAGAGAAAGGTTGCTGCTtcttactggaggagtgaaacTGAGCCGGCGACGAATCAAAGCTCAGGCTGTTACGCAGCAGGGAGAGGGGCGCCGCCTGATTGGCCGAGATGTGCACGCTCGGCATGCTGGGAGCCCGCACCAGGTTGGGCATGCTCCGCCGCAGCTTGTCTACTGGGAAAACAACAACCAATCACAACCAGAATAAAGAGGCTACGAAGGACCATAGTGGATCGAGGACTGGGGACAACAGATGTTTACTAGCCTCTTAGGCTAACTGGCTCACTTACAAGTTGACTGTTGATCAGTGTGAAATGTCCCTGAAATTAACCAATAAATAATTAGGAGTCAACGTCAGATATGAGATTTTTTCAATTATCCCCTGCAAACTGAAAATGTTGGCTTATAGGTACATTAAAttgcaccccccacccccaagtcATTATGTGCAAAAACCAACCACTAAAAACTAGCAGAAGGAAAACAGGTCGAAACAGGTCGTCAAGCACACAACAAACAGCTCCTCTCCCGCTCGGTTTCTgtgtcaccccccccaccccccagtctCTCGTGTTTCCGTTGGAACCTGTGACTGGACTTACAGGGAGTTAGAGGCAAGCGGTTGGCGACCTGGCTGGGAGGGTCATTCAGGGTGACCATCAGGTGATTAAGGGGACCTTATCCCTCAAAGCTCGCTGCTTCTGTGTTTGGGCGCCGGCAATAGCGTTGAGACAGCTGATTAAATATCGAACAAATGCTTCTGGAATTAACCGAAGAGATTAGAAAACGAGTGTATCAGCGCTTTCCGTTAGCGAGTTAGTTATCAGAACGCTAATTGGGGAATCGTTGTTTTGCGTTTAGTAtgattactttaaaaaaaaaagacagcctGATTATCAGGGATAGACTTACGCTCATAACCGAGAGCCAACTGATTTCCAACGGGAGATTCCGCTGGACAAAATggccaacaacaaaacaaaacagggaTACGTACACCATAAACACAGCATTAACCACACGAGTAAAACACCAAGTGGCAGTAGCATCAACTTCAGGATAATCCGTTTACTACAGCCAAGAAGTCCTTTAAACCCAAACAGCGGCCATCAATTAGCAATTTCGCCCCGATAAAGTAATAAAGGCCCGGCCGTAAGCCAGGGTGTTTCCTGCTCACCTGATCCGGGTCTGGGGGCCTGCGGCTGGGCAGCGCTGGGGCCGGCGGTGCCCGCCCGTGGAGGCGGGGAGGCGAAGAAGGCCCTGGAAGCGTACGTTTGGAcgggggaggttgggggtgtAGCCGGGGGTGTGTACAGCGACACGCTGCTGCGGTGCCAGTCCCGTGCGCTGGAGAACGTGTGTGGCCGGGGGAGGCTGGAGGGAGCGAGCTGCGGAGGGGTAGGGGGGCCGCAGTCCTCCTCCGTGGGACGGGGGGTCCGGCGCGAGAGGCTGGGCCCCCGCTCCCGACGAGGGGCCGTGCTGGCGTAGTCCTGACGCAGAcctgtttgtgggggggggggggggggggggggtgaggtggtagcaatgcacacacacaccaaaatatatagacacaaaaaaaacacacatatttacacacacacaccaacgcagggaaaagacacacgcacacaaaacaaatcGGACaggacaaacacatatacacacacctccTGAGGTTAATGAAGCTAAAGTAGCGATGAGCTCGTAGGTCTGATTAGTTAGTTAAacacggagggagagagcgagagagtttgGAGTTAGAGATTCAGAGAGTGACCGAAAACAAGCCACAAGGTGAGGCCTTAACGACCCGCCAGGTGAGGCGTTAACGACCCACCAGGTGAGGCCTTAACGAGCAACCAGGTGAGGCCTTAACGAGCAACCAGGTGAGGCCTTAACGAGCATCCAGGTGAGGCCTTAACGACCATCCAGGTGAGGCCTTAACGACCATCCAGGTGAGGCCTTAAC
The nucleotide sequence above comes from Gadus chalcogrammus isolate NIFS_2021 chromosome 4, NIFS_Gcha_1.0, whole genome shotgun sequence. Encoded proteins:
- the LOC130381030 gene encoding SLAIN motif-containing protein 1-like, translated to MEAEVGLMNRQIMDVVDHNCNSMPAELEVKKLQALVRSLELQNQQLRSRQNRTLSPVPASSKLEHRENNNHNINNKNTPSGVLAYFQAYFSEKQAGGGETTTVMDDVEELDLEAMFSSRDSDDETWLYVSSRAAMCADSPPLSPLTWCRKVLDSPRSEGPTRTPSLNLQRVSRWRPSPSPCSLASPLLLSPRGSLSPLLKEPLPPAERSPTFLSHLARRGWNSASFDDDERDIVATSYKLNDLTDVQVMARLQEESLRQDYASTAPRRERGPSLSRRTPRPTEEDCGPPTPPQLAPSSLPRPHTFSSARDWHRSSVSLYTPPATPPTSPVQTYASRAFFASPPPRAGTAGPSAAQPQAPRPGSVDKLRRSMPNLVRAPSMPSVHISANQAAPLSLLRNSLSFDSSPAQFHSSIQLQSRVHSVGSFSTPSPTQPTKATAYVSPIIKGSVSVPTGIPSLGNKTPTQPPTPRSSGLPRPASSSAPRISQLPRSLLTPPKTMTQLTPLRHASWNDGCY